From SAR116 cluster alpha proteobacterium HIMB100, one genomic window encodes:
- a CDS encoding TRAP-type mannitol/chloroaromatic compound transport system, large permease component (PFAM: DctM-like transporters~TIGRFAM: TRAP transporter, DctM subunit) has protein sequence MELYFLLLLFLLMMAALGFGFPVAFALPGSAILSIGLAAVAGWAIFGDPKAFFHQDGPIEWLSAGIMNFRAIYYDFERDTLIAIPLFIFMGIMLQRSRIAEDLLMTMAGLFGPVPGGLGISVVFVGALLAATTGIVGATVVAMGLISLPSMMRNNYSPSLATGTICASGTLGQIIPPSIVLIILADQLGSASDQASAMRQSLYKSATGEFTMPSAFDVTSTSAGNMFLGAFLPGIVLVLVYFAYILITAMIRPKMAPAVPNPDGFTRQFFYKVMVSLVPPLVLIFLVLGSIIMGIATVNQAGAIGAIGATIMAGYKLYEGKKGALYPAATAIISILCIFALIANFDLNVKNIAVTQAYVPVTLAVIATAVMIFAIGWSTWRTFKADNTLNEVMIETAKTTSMVFIILLGAAMLTAAFRGFGGEEYVRDFLQGLPGGFWSQFIVVMAVMFILGFFLDFIEIAVVVVPIVAPILLADPSANITAVWLGVMIGVNIQTSFLTPPFGFALFYLRGVASKAIKTVSIYQGVVPFIILQLIALGIVGAFPPLVNYLPNRFYLSSYNAPPPMNPRLTYCVEQHLAVAFAEQQTEITTALASLQSADLSSMPKKLNGNLTGAIDAANSVYDRLADVEVAQADLDAATVDYAALHSSVREIERDVRKIDGKLKRLKSQRQTTDDPVDHQKIDGKMARLTEEKDNLLGSIPAEWDGVAEAYQEKLKALTTAQRKYRRAMDDGYNGVIEAMTIIQSGADFERIKPALTALHAQVAAMDPKEAAELLKAESGPLFQDIAGAGDVKSLVNKARRALKKGQTEKGMTQFDKALVQLEEELAWRQAAVPAVLPVLMEFEEDVRMTIGLRAQDRLPDYLVPQIARCRSSHRDISLNF, from the coding sequence ATGGAACTTTATTTTCTTCTTCTGTTGTTCTTGTTAATGATGGCCGCCCTGGGGTTTGGCTTTCCTGTAGCCTTTGCCCTTCCTGGCTCTGCTATTTTATCAATCGGCCTTGCCGCTGTTGCAGGCTGGGCCATTTTTGGTGATCCGAAGGCGTTTTTTCACCAAGATGGACCGATTGAATGGCTGTCCGCCGGAATTATGAATTTCCGAGCGATCTACTATGATTTTGAACGAGATACTTTAATCGCGATTCCGTTGTTTATTTTCATGGGTATTATGCTGCAGCGATCACGAATTGCTGAAGACCTTCTGATGACGATGGCTGGCCTGTTTGGTCCGGTACCAGGCGGCCTGGGCATTTCGGTGGTCTTTGTGGGGGCGTTGCTGGCGGCGACAACCGGCATCGTCGGGGCCACTGTTGTGGCTATGGGACTGATTTCACTGCCATCAATGATGCGTAATAATTACTCGCCATCTCTGGCAACAGGGACCATCTGTGCGTCTGGAACATTAGGCCAGATTATCCCGCCATCTATTGTTCTGATTATTCTGGCTGACCAGCTTGGCTCTGCTTCTGATCAGGCATCAGCCATGCGCCAGTCATTGTATAAAAGCGCGACTGGCGAATTCACTATGCCGTCGGCATTTGATGTGACCTCAACATCAGCTGGTAACATGTTCTTAGGAGCGTTCCTGCCTGGCATCGTTCTGGTTCTGGTGTATTTTGCCTATATTCTGATTACGGCTATGATCAGACCGAAAATGGCACCAGCTGTGCCAAACCCTGACGGATTTACCCGCCAATTCTTCTACAAAGTTATGGTCTCACTGGTTCCGCCTCTGGTGCTGATTTTCCTGGTCCTTGGTTCTATTATCATGGGGATTGCCACAGTGAATCAGGCGGGGGCTATCGGGGCTATCGGGGCAACCATCATGGCAGGGTATAAGCTCTATGAAGGCAAGAAAGGTGCGCTTTATCCAGCTGCAACGGCCATCATTTCGATCTTATGCATCTTTGCCCTGATCGCCAATTTTGATTTGAACGTGAAGAATATTGCGGTGACACAGGCTTATGTGCCCGTGACGCTGGCTGTTATTGCCACAGCCGTGATGATTTTTGCTATTGGCTGGTCCACATGGCGCACATTCAAAGCAGACAACACTTTGAATGAGGTGATGATCGAAACAGCCAAAACAACATCAATGGTGTTCATCATTCTACTGGGCGCAGCGATGTTAACTGCTGCTTTCCGCGGTTTTGGCGGCGAGGAATATGTCCGCGACTTCCTGCAAGGTCTGCCTGGCGGGTTCTGGTCTCAGTTCATTGTGGTTATGGCGGTGATGTTTATCCTGGGCTTTTTCCTTGATTTCATCGAAATTGCTGTTGTGGTTGTGCCGATTGTCGCCCCAATTTTGTTGGCTGACCCCAGCGCGAATATTACGGCTGTGTGGCTGGGTGTGATGATTGGTGTAAATATTCAGACCAGCTTCCTTACCCCTCCATTTGGGTTTGCGCTGTTCTATCTGCGCGGCGTGGCGTCAAAGGCGATTAAAACAGTCTCTATCTACCAGGGTGTGGTGCCATTCATTATACTGCAGCTGATTGCGCTTGGTATTGTCGGGGCGTTTCCTCCGCTGGTGAACTACTTGCCGAACCGGTTTTATCTGTCCTCATATAATGCACCGCCGCCAATGAACCCGCGTTTGACCTATTGTGTAGAACAGCATTTGGCAGTTGCCTTTGCTGAACAGCAGACCGAGATCACAACTGCGCTGGCTTCGCTTCAGTCCGCTGATTTGTCCAGCATGCCGAAAAAGCTGAACGGCAATCTGACAGGAGCGATTGATGCGGCGAATTCTGTTTATGACAGGCTCGCAGATGTTGAGGTTGCACAAGCAGATCTAGACGCAGCGACAGTAGATTATGCTGCGCTGCATTCATCTGTACGTGAAATTGAACGTGATGTGCGCAAGATTGATGGCAAGCTGAAGCGACTGAAATCCCAGCGCCAAACTACAGATGACCCTGTAGATCATCAGAAAATTGATGGGAAAATGGCACGCCTGACAGAAGAAAAAGATAATCTTCTGGGCAGCATTCCAGCAGAATGGGACGGTGTGGCCGAAGCGTATCAAGAAAAGCTGAAAGCGCTGACAACAGCCCAACGGAAATACAGACGGGCAATGGATGACGGCTATAACGGCGTTATTGAAGCCATGACCATAATCCAGTCTGGAGCGGATTTTGAACGGATCAAGCCTGCATTGACAGCCTTGCATGCACAGGTTGCTGCGATGGACCCGAAGGAAGCTGCAGAATTGCTGAAAGCTGAATCTGGTCCCCTGTTCCAGGATATCGCCGGTGCGGGTGATGTGAAGTCACTGGTCAACAAAGCCCGCCGGGCCCTCAAGAAAGGCCAAACCGAGAAAGGCATGACCCAGTTTGACAAGGCCCTTGTCCAGCTGGAGGAGGAACTGGCCTGGAGACAGGCTGCTGTTCCAGCGGTCTTGCCGGTATTAATGGAATTTGAAGAGGATGTGCGGATGACGATTGGTCTGCGCGCACAGGACCGTCTGCCAGATTATCTGGTGCCACAAATCGCGCGGTGCCGGTCATCACATCGTGATATCTCTCTGAATTTCTAG
- a CDS encoding putative multicopper oxidase (PFAM: Multicopper oxidase), with translation MLAVMPLPSLAKGLVRYQLTAAPANHRFGGEDKPLSDLMLYNGQSPGPALTARKGDILEVEFVNQLGQPTTIHWHGIRNLNEMDGVPDLTQAAVEPGERFIYRFPLKDAGSFWYHAHNRTFEQVARGLYGPLIVTEETDWNETRDILLLADDWRLDEDYQLDDASFGNLHDWSHGGRLGNWLTINGSSQPEISVPASGPVRLRLMNVANARVLSFQLAQKQLMQIISLDGAPCSSFEIETLRLGPAQRADILIPDSAVLTSLLEVTASPGFQAARFKQQITTSPALDPINPDPWYSFPDTSKARIVDIHMQGGAMGNLSSAVFEGQERSLRDLAINDQKFWAFNGQVGGYDHLLAELNRGDVTVLRVFNDTRWEHTMHLHGHHFWVNSREFGADVRPVLRDTYLMAPGETAELVFVADNPGLWLFHCHMLEHHAGGMGGVITVS, from the coding sequence ATGCTGGCAGTAATGCCTCTTCCTTCCTTGGCAAAGGGGCTGGTTCGTTATCAGCTGACTGCAGCTCCTGCAAATCATCGTTTTGGCGGAGAAGACAAACCTCTTTCTGATCTGATGCTGTATAACGGCCAGTCGCCCGGTCCCGCTCTTACTGCGCGCAAAGGGGATATTTTGGAAGTTGAATTTGTGAACCAGCTTGGCCAGCCAACCACCATTCACTGGCATGGTATACGCAACCTGAATGAGATGGACGGTGTTCCCGACCTGACCCAGGCTGCGGTTGAACCGGGCGAACGCTTCATCTATCGTTTTCCCCTCAAAGATGCAGGCAGCTTTTGGTATCATGCGCATAACCGCACTTTTGAGCAGGTCGCGCGTGGTCTTTATGGACCGTTGATTGTAACTGAAGAAACTGACTGGAATGAAACGCGCGATATCCTTCTGCTTGCTGATGATTGGCGTTTAGATGAAGATTATCAGCTGGATGATGCCAGCTTTGGAAATTTGCACGATTGGTCGCATGGCGGCCGTCTGGGCAATTGGCTCACAATCAACGGCAGCAGCCAGCCTGAGATTTCTGTGCCCGCATCTGGCCCGGTGCGCTTGCGGCTGATGAACGTGGCCAATGCCCGCGTGCTGTCTTTCCAGTTAGCGCAAAAACAGCTGATGCAGATTATCTCTCTTGATGGCGCACCTTGCAGTTCGTTTGAAATTGAAACGCTTCGCCTTGGTCCCGCGCAAAGGGCGGACATTCTGATTCCTGACAGTGCTGTTCTGACCAGCTTGCTTGAGGTCACTGCCAGCCCCGGGTTTCAGGCGGCCCGTTTTAAACAGCAAATAACAACCAGCCCGGCGCTGGACCCGATTAACCCTGATCCGTGGTACAGCTTTCCAGATACCAGCAAGGCCCGGATTGTGGATATTCATATGCAGGGCGGGGCAATGGGCAACCTCAGCTCAGCTGTTTTTGAAGGGCAGGAACGCTCATTGCGCGACCTGGCAATAAATGACCAGAAATTCTGGGCCTTTAATGGCCAGGTGGGCGGATATGATCATCTTTTGGCGGAGCTGAACAGAGGAGATGTAACCGTTCTGCGTGTGTTTAATGACACACGCTGGGAGCATACTATGCATTTGCATGGTCATCATTTCTGGGTGAATTCACGTGAATTTGGGGCAGACGTGCGGCCTGTGCTGCGGGATACCTATTTAATGGCTCCGGGGGAGACAGCAGAGCTTGTGTTTGTGGCGGATAATCCCGGGCTATGGCTGTTCCATTGCCATATGTTGGAACATCATGCCGGCGGCATGGGCGGCGTGATTACTGTAAGCTAG
- a CDS encoding cytochrome c556 (PFAM: Cytochrome C') yields MKTVLTFLAGFCLLSGVALAHKGATGIVKERMDQFKASQQALKQIFAATKQGDLQLVVPLAEQLKVWAVKMPDYFPAGSDHSPSEAAPAIWTDFDGFQAAASRHAEAASELMIAANSGDVSATATAARTLAGTCKSCHQSYRVK; encoded by the coding sequence ATGAAAACAGTTCTGACTTTTTTGGCGGGCTTTTGTCTGCTGTCTGGTGTGGCCCTTGCCCATAAAGGGGCAACCGGGATCGTCAAAGAGCGGATGGATCAATTCAAAGCCAGCCAGCAGGCGTTGAAACAGATTTTTGCAGCAACCAAGCAAGGCGATCTGCAGCTTGTGGTTCCGCTTGCGGAACAGTTGAAGGTCTGGGCAGTAAAAATGCCAGATTATTTCCCGGCCGGAAGTGATCACAGCCCGTCTGAGGCGGCTCCTGCTATCTGGACTGATTTTGACGGGTTTCAGGCGGCGGCCAGCCGTCATGCTGAGGCAGCTTCAGAACTGATGATAGCGGCAAACAGCGGTGATGTTTCAGCCACCGCAACCGCTGCCCGCACGCTGGCTGGTACCTGTAAATCCTGCCACCAGAGCTATCGTGTTAAGTAA
- a CDS encoding Cu(I)-responsive transcriptional regulator (PFAM: MerR family regulatory protein; MerR, DNA binding~TIGRFAM: Cu(I)-responsive transcriptional regulator) gives MNISIAAAKAGLTVKTVRYYDSIGLVSPYQNPETGYRDYAEADIAKLQFVGTARRFNFSIGECRELLSLYEDKNRSSETVKALTVQKIAEIEDRLTELTALRNQLAHLAQSCQGDHRPDCPILDAFSARGNVTLTS, from the coding sequence ATGAATATCAGCATAGCTGCTGCAAAGGCTGGCCTGACGGTCAAGACTGTACGCTATTATGACAGTATTGGTTTGGTCAGCCCTTATCAAAACCCCGAAACGGGCTATCGTGATTATGCTGAAGCAGACATTGCCAAGCTGCAATTTGTTGGCACAGCCAGACGGTTTAATTTCAGCATTGGGGAATGTCGTGAATTACTATCTTTATATGAAGATAAGAACAGATCATCTGAAACCGTAAAGGCCCTGACTGTTCAGAAAATCGCCGAAATTGAAGACCGGCTAACAGAGCTGACCGCCTTGCGGAACCAGCTTGCCCATCTGGCACAGTCCTGTCAGGGCGATCACCGCCCTGACTGTCCAATTCTGGATGCGTTCAGTGCCCGTGGCAACGTTACCCTGACGTCGTGA